A genomic window from Brassica oleracea var. oleracea cultivar TO1000 chromosome C8, BOL, whole genome shotgun sequence includes:
- the LOC106309523 gene encoding 40S ribosomal protein S15-1: protein MADVEPEVAAAGVPKKRTFKKFAFKGVDLDALLDMSTDDLVKLFPSRIRRRFSRGLTRKPMALIKKLRKAKREAPQGEKPEPVRTHLRNMIIVPEMIGSIIGVYNGKTFNQVEIKPEMIGHYLAEFSISYKPVKHGRPGVGATHSSRFIPLK from the exons ATG GCGGATGTGGAACCAGAGGTTGCAGCGGCAGGAGTCCCGAAGAAGAGGACGTTCAAGAAGTTTGCCTTCAAAGGAGTCGATCTCGATGCTCTTCTCGATATGTCTACTGATGACCTTGTCAAGCTCTTCCCTTCTCGTATTCGCAGAAG GTTCTCTAGAGGTTTGACCAGGAAGCCAATGGCTCTCATTAAGAAGCTGCGTAAGGCT AAAAGGGAGGCACCACAAGGTGAGAAGCCAGAGCCAGTGAGAACCCACCTGAGAAACATGATCATTGTCCCAGAGATGATCGGAAGCATCATTGGAGTGTACAACGGGAAGACCTTTAACCAGGTCGAGATCAAGCCCGAGATGATTGGTCACTACCTGGCTGAGTTCTCCATCTCGTACAAGCCGGTTAAGCACGGTAGGCCTGGTGTTGGTGCTACCCACTCCTCCAGGTTCATTCCCCTCAAGTGA